A genomic segment from Micromonospora echinaurantiaca encodes:
- a CDS encoding PaaX family transcriptional regulator — MQARSALFDLYGDHLRPRGGRAPVAALVKLLAPLGIAPPAVRTAVSRMVRQGWLDPCRLTSGPGYSITPKAARRLDEAAARIYRTGRVSWDGRFDLLVLEAPAGRRERQRLAANLRFLGYGTLDEQTWVATRPAEDVDLLLAEAGVRFERFTAAHASGTPGAMGVVRRAWDLAEIGRAYEQFVAEQRPLLAGVTVRSGDEEAYAARFRLVHAWRTFLFRDPQLPPALLPERWPGTAAASFFDRHAARLRPAADRYVEQCLDAGNRIVRQKGR; from the coding sequence ATGCAGGCACGGTCGGCACTCTTCGACCTGTACGGCGACCACCTCCGACCGCGGGGTGGCCGCGCGCCGGTCGCCGCCCTGGTCAAGCTGCTGGCACCGCTCGGGATCGCCCCGCCCGCCGTGCGTACGGCGGTGTCCCGGATGGTGCGTCAGGGGTGGCTCGACCCGTGCCGGCTCACCTCCGGGCCGGGATATTCGATCACACCGAAAGCCGCCCGCCGGCTCGACGAGGCGGCGGCCCGGATCTACCGCACCGGCCGGGTCAGCTGGGACGGCCGGTTCGACCTGCTCGTGCTGGAGGCGCCCGCCGGCCGCCGGGAACGACAGCGGCTCGCCGCCAACCTCCGCTTCCTCGGCTACGGCACGCTCGACGAGCAGACCTGGGTGGCCACCCGCCCGGCCGAGGACGTCGACCTGCTGCTCGCCGAGGCCGGCGTCCGGTTCGAGCGGTTCACCGCCGCGCACGCCTCGGGCACCCCGGGCGCGATGGGCGTGGTGCGCCGGGCCTGGGACCTGGCCGAGATCGGCCGGGCCTACGAGCAGTTCGTCGCCGAGCAGCGCCCGCTGCTGGCCGGGGTGACCGTGCGCAGCGGCGACGAGGAGGCGTACGCCGCCCGGTTCCGGCTGGTGCACGCGTGGCGTACCTTCCTGTTCCGGGATCCGCAACTGCCCCCGGCGCTGCTGCCCGAACGCTGGCCCGGCACTGCCGCGGCCAGCTTCTTCGACCGGCACGCCGCCCGGCTCCGGCCGGCCGCCGACCGGTACGTCGAGCAGTGCCTCGACGCCGGCAACCGCATCGTCCGACAGAAGGGTCGTTAG
- a CDS encoding DUF3117 domain-containing protein, translating to MAAMKPRTGDGPLEVTKEGRGIVMRVPLEGGGRLVVEMTPDEANALGDALKAAAG from the coding sequence ATGGCGGCGATGAAGCCGCGGACGGGCGACGGTCCGCTGGAAGTCACCAAGGAGGGCCGGGGCATCGTCATGCGGGTCCCGCTGGAGGGCGGTGGCCGGCTCGTCGTCGAGATGACTCCCGACGAGGCCAACGCGCTCGGTGACGCGCTGAAGGCGGCCGCCGGCTGA